Proteins encoded in a region of the Cyanobacterium stanieri LEGE 03274 genome:
- a CDS encoding type II toxin-antitoxin system PemK/MazF family toxin, whose amino-acid sequence MKRGDIFYANLSPTIGSEVAKTRPVLIVSNDINNRVASTITVLPITSKVTKVYPFEVFIGKGDSGLPQDSKIQAQQIRTIAKERLQGDVVGSLSQEVMKLVNLAVNLHLGLA is encoded by the coding sequence ATGAAACGTGGTGATATATTCTATGCCAATCTTAGTCCCACTATCGGTTCGGAGGTAGCTAAAACTCGCCCAGTGTTGATAGTCAGTAATGATATTAATAATCGGGTGGCTTCTACCATAACGGTTTTACCCATAACTTCTAAGGTGACGAAGGTTTATCCTTTTGAGGTGTTTATTGGTAAGGGGGATTCTGGTTTACCCCAAGACTCAAAGATTCAAGCACAGCAAATCAGGACTATTGCCAAGGAAAGATTACAGGGTGATGTGGTAGGTAGTCTCTCTCAGGAAGTGATGAAATTGGTTAATCTGGCTGTTAACTTACATCTGGGATTAGCTTGA
- a CDS encoding ribbon-helix-helix domain-containing protein encodes MSVSISEDLVVFIDSYKNSRMCKSSSQVVEEALRLLLEKDLENAYREADKEIDSDWDIVAGDGLGDETW; translated from the coding sequence ATGTCAGTGTCCATTTCTGAAGATTTGGTAGTATTCATCGACAGTTATAAAAACAGCAGGATGTGTAAATCTTCTTCACAAGTAGTCGAAGAAGCGTTAAGATTACTGCTTGAAAAAGACTTGGAAAATGCCTACAGGGAAGCTGACAAGGAAATTGACTCAGATTGGGATATAGTAGCAGGAGACGGGTTAGGTGATGAAACGTGGTGA